In Campylobacter massiliensis, the DNA window GCTAAAAACCCAAAATTTAACAAGCTAAAGCCCGAAAACAGGCTTTAGGCTTATTTTGGGGATTATTTTTCTTTGGCTTCGACTTTGATCTCTAGCTCGACTTTGTCAGATAGCGTGATCTCTGAGGTATCCAGCCCGATCTCAAAGAGCTTGCGTTTCGTCTCGCCCTCTAGGCTAAAGCCGATTTTTTCCTTGCCGTTTTTATCCGCAGTAAAGCCGCCAAGCTCGAATTTTAGCACCACGGGCTTAGTTACGCCGTGCATCGTGAGCGTGCCCACGACCTTGCCTTCCGTGTCGCTTTCTTTCTCAAATTTGACCATTTTGTAGGTGATTTTGTCAAATTTGGCCGCGTTGAAAAAATCCGCGCTTCGTAGGTGTTCGTCGCGTTTGTTGTTTTGCGTATTTACCGAGGCGGTCTCGATGGTGGCCTCGAGTGTTTTGAGCTCTTTGGCGTCCTTGTCGTAGTCGATCACGGCGTCAAATTTGCCGAAATTTCCGCTGACTTTTGATATGCTTAGGTGCTTGATCTTAAAGCCGACGTTGCTGTGCACCGGGTCGATCTCGTAGACTGCGGCGTTTGCGAAGCTTGCTGCCAGCGCTACCGCTAGCGAAAATTTGATTAGTTTTTTCATTTTTTCTCCTTGTGATTTAGGTTTGAAAGTGTATTTTAAAAAAGTAAATATATAACTTTTTCGCAACATTTTGAGAAAAATTTGAGTTACTTGGCTTGCCGCTTTAAGATCGTGCGATAAACAATCAGGCTAAATTTAGCCCAAAATTTCCCCGACGAAAAACAGCACCGACATCGCAAACGTGCAGAGCGCGACGACCTTTAGCTGTCCGTCGAAGTCGCGGCATTCACGCACCCGCGAAACGAAAAATAGGTGCCAAATAAGTGGCGCAAAGCTAATTACGTAGAGTAGTTTTACGCCCGGCTCGCCCCGCAAAAGCGAGTAGCAGAGCATCAGACCCGCTCCGCCCGCGATTAGCGCGTAGTGGTAGCGTTTAGCCGCGCGCAGTCCGATACGAACGGGGACCGTGCGCTTGCCCTTGAGCGCGTCGTTTTGGATGTCGCGCATGTTGTTTAGATTTAGCACGGCGGTGCTTAGCATCCCGCATGCGCACGCCGGCAGTAGCAGCGCCGCATCGAGCGAACGCGCGTATAAAAAGTACGAACCCAGCACGCTAAGTAACCCAAAAAATAAAAACACGAAAACGTCGCCAAGCCCCTTGTAGCCGTATGCGCCGGCGCCCACGGTGTAACGGATCGCCGCGTATATCGACGCGCCGCCCAGTGCCAAAAATAGCAGCACGAGATAAAACC includes these proteins:
- a CDS encoding YceI family protein, which encodes MKKLIKFSLAVALAASFANAAVYEIDPVHSNVGFKIKHLSISKVSGNFGKFDAVIDYDKDAKELKTLEATIETASVNTQNNKRDEHLRSADFFNAAKFDKITYKMVKFEKESDTEGKVVGTLTMHGVTKPVVLKFELGGFTADKNGKEKIGFSLEGETKRKLFEIGLDTSEITLSDKVELEIKVEAKEK
- the menA gene encoding 1,4-dihydroxy-2-naphthoate octaprenyltransferase; translated protein: MITAKALYASARLRSLPLSVSGVLLGSGAAYGAGAFRADIFALALLTTLLFQVLSDYANDYGDAVKGTDDEGRLGPRRAIQTGQMSAAEMKRVIVATALLSAFSSLALSVLAFGERFYLVLLFLALGGASIYAAIRYTVGAGAYGYKGLGDVFVFLFFGLLSVLGSYFLYARSLDAALLLPACACGMLSTAVLNLNNMRDIQNDALKGKRTVPVRIGLRAAKRYHYALIAGGAGLMLCYSLLRGEPGVKLLYVISFAPLIWHLFFVSRVRECRDFDGQLKVVALCTFAMSVLFFVGEILG